A part of Corvus hawaiiensis isolate bCorHaw1 chromosome 25, bCorHaw1.pri.cur, whole genome shotgun sequence genomic DNA contains:
- the TRAPPC4 gene encoding trafficking protein particle complex subunit 4 encodes MAIFSVYVVNKAGGLIYQLDHYAPRADTEKTFSFPLDLVLRPHDERVVVAFGQRDGIRVGHAVLAINGAEVNGRFTADGKDVLEFLGNPANYPVSIRFGRHRLSSNEKLMLASMFHSLFAIGSQLSPEVGSSGIEMLETDTFKLHCFQTLTGIKFMVLADPRQTGIDALLRKIYEIYSDFALKNPFYSLEMPIRCELFDQNLKLALEVAEKAGPFGPGS; translated from the exons ATGGCGATCTTCAGCGTCTACGTGGTTAACAAGGCGGGCGGCCTCATCTACCAGCTGGACCACTACGCGCCCCGCGCCGACACCGAGAAGACGTTCAGCTTTCCGCTCGATCTCGTCCTACGCCCGCACGACGAGCGCGTCGTCGTCGCCTTCGGGCAGCGGGACGGCATCCGCG TGGGTCACGCCGTGCTCGCCATCAACGGCGCCGAGGTCAACGGTCGCTTCACGGCGGACGGGAAGGACGTGCTGGAGTTCCTGGGTAACCCCGCCAACTACCCGGTGTCCATCCGCTTCGGCCGCCACCGGCTCTCCTCCAACGAGAAGCTTATGCTGGCCTCCATGTTCCACTC GCTGTTTGCCATCGGGTCACAGCTGTCACCTGAAGTTGGGAGCTCCGGGATCGAGATGCTGGAGACCGACACCTTCAAGTTGCACTGCTTCCAGACACTGACAG GGATCAAATTCATGGTTCTGGCTGACCCAAGGCAGACAGGGATAGATGCTCTTCTCCGCAAAATCTATGAGATTTACTCAGACTTCGCTCTGAAGAATCCTTTCTACTCCCTGGAGATGCCAATAAG GTGCGAGTTGTTTGATCAGAACTTGAAGCTTGCTCTGGAGGTGGCAGAGAAAGCTGGACCCTTCGGACCTGGATCATAG
- the RPS25 gene encoding 40S ribosomal protein S25: protein MPPKDDKKKKDAGKSAKKDKDPVNKSGGKAKKKKWSKGKVRDKLNNLVLFDKATYDKLCKEVPNYKLITPAVVSERLKIRGSLARAALQELLSKGLIKLVSKHRAQVIYTRNTKGGDAPAAGEDA, encoded by the exons ATG CCGCCCAAAGACgacaagaagaagaaggacGCGGGCAAGTCCGCCAAGAAGGACAAGGACCCGGTCAACAAATCCGGCGGCAAAGCCAAGAAGAAG AAGTGGTCCAAGGGGAAAGTGAGAGACAAGTTGAACAACCTTGTCCTGTTTGACAAGGCCACCTATGACAAACTGTGCAAAGAAGTGCCCAACTACAAACTGATCACACCTGCAGTTGTCTCAGAAAGGCTGAAGATTCGAGGCTCCCTGGCTCGGGCtgccctccaggagctgctcagcaaaG GGTTGATCAAACTGGTGTCCAAGCACCGAGCCCAAGTGATCTATACCCGAAACACGAAAGGCGGAGATGCGCCTGCTGCAGGGGAGGACGCATAG
- the CENATAC gene encoding centrosomal AT-AC splicing factor isoform X1 encodes MAVHYCGLCRRSAFTGRRHLYSAGHRRRLRETLARLQEATAAARAAVADVAAAVQRYDPAEHDGRVWCPCCGRGVRRDRRCGGRALLQAGLLRHLAGPEHRRQTARFWRENRAEAALRERCLVPAEEYERFAQALEQALSEHQRREEERILQMAADIRETERRQRETVQAALQLQTEPELCAGPSVCRPPAGPERDSPCAAEQPGPSRMQTGPDLAWMESSQVLTFIGHQETEGKGNVHTGAKPPWLSEEEDGSKQQIGPSYEEFLKHKEKQKLKKLPVERVGANFDHTSQTSDSWLPSFGRVWNHGRRWQSRHQFRTESGEKKKKR; translated from the exons ATGGCCGTGCACTACTGCGGGCTGTGCCGCCGCAGCGCCTTCACCGGCCGCCGGCACCTCTACAGCGCGGGGCATCGCCGGCGGCTGCGGGAGACGCTGGCTCGGCTGCAGGAGGCgacggcggcggcgcgggcggctGTGGCCGATGTGGCCGCGGCCGTGCAGCGCTACGACCCAGCGGAGCACGATGGGCGCGTGTGGTGCCCGTGCTGCGGGCGCGGCGTGCGGAGGGACAGGCGGTGCGGCGGGCGGGCACTGCTGCAAGCCGGGCTGCTGCGGCACTTGGCCGG GCCCGAGCACCGCCGGCAGACGGCGCGGTTCTGGCGGGAGAACCGGGCGGAggcggcgctgcgggagcggTGCCTGGTGCCGGCCGAGGAGTACGAGCGCTTCGCGCAGGCTCTAGAGCAGGCGCTGAGCGAGCACCAGCGGCGGGAGGAGGAACGCATCCTCCAG ATGGCGGCCGACATCCGGGAGACCGAGCGCCGGCAGCGAGAGACGGTGCAGGCTGCGCTCCAG CTTCAAACAGAACCAGAGCTTTGTGCAGGACCTTCTGTCTGCAGGCCCCCCGCGGGACCTGAACG GGACAGCCCTTGTGCTGCAGAacagcctggcccgagcagaATGCAGACAGGACCTGATTTAGCCTGGATGGAATCAAGCCAGGTTCTGACCTTCATTGGCCACCAG gaaacagaaggaaaaggaaatgtcCACACAG GAGCAAAACCTCCATGGCTATCAGAGGAAGAAGATGGAAGTAAACAACAAATCGGACCTTCCTATGAGGAATTTCTCAAACACA aggagaagcagaagcTGAAAAAGCTCCCGGTGGAGCGAGTTGGTGCCAACTTTGACCATACCTCTCAGACAAGTGACAGCTGGCTCCCTTCCTTTGGGCGTGTATGGAATCACGGCAGGAGGTGGCAGTCCCG GCATCAGTTTAGAACTGAAtcaggggaaaagaagaaaaaaaggtga
- the CENATAC gene encoding centrosomal AT-AC splicing factor isoform X2 translates to MAVHYCGLCRRSAFTGRRHLYSAGHRRRLRETLARLQEATAAARAAVADVAAAVQRYDPAEHDGRVWCPCCGRGVRRDRRCGGRALLQAGLLRHLAGPEHRRQTARFWRENRAEAALRERCLVPAEEYERFAQALEQALSEHQRREEERILQMAADIRETERRQRETVQAALQLQTEPELCAGPSVCRPPAGPERDSPCAAEQPGPSRMQTGPDLAWMESSQVLTFIGHQETEGKGNVHTGAKPPWLSEEEDGSKQQIGPSYEEFLKHKEKQKLKKLPVERVGANFDHTSQTSDSWLPSFGRVWNHGRRWQSR, encoded by the exons ATGGCCGTGCACTACTGCGGGCTGTGCCGCCGCAGCGCCTTCACCGGCCGCCGGCACCTCTACAGCGCGGGGCATCGCCGGCGGCTGCGGGAGACGCTGGCTCGGCTGCAGGAGGCgacggcggcggcgcgggcggctGTGGCCGATGTGGCCGCGGCCGTGCAGCGCTACGACCCAGCGGAGCACGATGGGCGCGTGTGGTGCCCGTGCTGCGGGCGCGGCGTGCGGAGGGACAGGCGGTGCGGCGGGCGGGCACTGCTGCAAGCCGGGCTGCTGCGGCACTTGGCCGG GCCCGAGCACCGCCGGCAGACGGCGCGGTTCTGGCGGGAGAACCGGGCGGAggcggcgctgcgggagcggTGCCTGGTGCCGGCCGAGGAGTACGAGCGCTTCGCGCAGGCTCTAGAGCAGGCGCTGAGCGAGCACCAGCGGCGGGAGGAGGAACGCATCCTCCAG ATGGCGGCCGACATCCGGGAGACCGAGCGCCGGCAGCGAGAGACGGTGCAGGCTGCGCTCCAG CTTCAAACAGAACCAGAGCTTTGTGCAGGACCTTCTGTCTGCAGGCCCCCCGCGGGACCTGAACG GGACAGCCCTTGTGCTGCAGAacagcctggcccgagcagaATGCAGACAGGACCTGATTTAGCCTGGATGGAATCAAGCCAGGTTCTGACCTTCATTGGCCACCAG gaaacagaaggaaaaggaaatgtcCACACAG GAGCAAAACCTCCATGGCTATCAGAGGAAGAAGATGGAAGTAAACAACAAATCGGACCTTCCTATGAGGAATTTCTCAAACACA aggagaagcagaagcTGAAAAAGCTCCCGGTGGAGCGAGTTGGTGCCAACTTTGACCATACCTCTCAGACAAGTGACAGCTGGCTCCCTTCCTTTGGGCGTGTATGGAATCACGGCAGGAGGTGGCAGTCCCGGTGA